The proteins below come from a single Candidatus Planktophila dulcis genomic window:
- a CDS encoding RNA polymerase sigma factor — protein sequence MSSSSNPQTLAELLASLPEEERIILTLHYLRSKSSGEIATLLSVPERAVIVVIESGKTRLKAILGL from the coding sequence ATGAGCAGCTCAAGCAATCCTCAAACCCTTGCTGAACTGCTCGCATCTCTTCCTGAAGAAGAGCGAATCATTTTGACCTTGCATTACCTTCGATCTAAATCAAGTGGAGAGATTGCAACCTTGCTCTCTGTCCCAGAGCGCGCCGTTATTGTCGTTATTGAGTCTGGAAAGACGCGCCTAAAGGCGATATTGGGCCTCTAA
- a CDS encoding DUF3117 domain-containing protein — MAAMKPRTGDGPMEVTKEARSLVMRIPLEGGGRLVVELNPQEANNLSAALEAAVALIKK, encoded by the coding sequence ATGGCAGCTATGAAACCTCGTACCGGTGATGGACCAATGGAAGTAACTAAGGAAGCACGCTCACTCGTTATGCGAATTCCTCTCGAAGGCGGCGGGCGCCTGGTAGTTGAACTCAACCCACAGGAAGCAAATAACCTCAGCGCAGCTCTTGAAGCCGCTGTTGCCCTCATTAAGAAGTAG